A genomic region of Marinobacter sp. NP-4(2019) contains the following coding sequences:
- a CDS encoding NADH:flavin oxidoreductase: MSMNLGPLFEPFEIHNLTLRNRVAMAPMTRNFSPGNAPTRDVVDYYRRRAEGGVGLLITEGTTVNHPGANGYPNVPFFHGDAALAGWKDVVDAVHEAGGAIFPQLWHVGAVRKEGTEPDPKVPGYSPSGLFAPGKPNGKAMSKEDIEDVITAFADAAQDAKALGFDGVEIHGAHGYLLDQFLWDGTNQRDDEYGGSMENRLRFVVEIVEAVRYRVGPDFPIMLRFSQWKQQDYEAKLVNSPEELEQFLKPLVDAGVDIFHASTRRFWEPEFEGSDLNLAGWTQKLSGKPTMSVGSVGLTEDFISGTFASKKEAVEQAGIDELVERMNNHEFELIAVGRALLQDPEWLVKVKEGRLNEVEAFAKKSLAKLY, translated from the coding sequence ATGAGCATGAATCTTGGCCCCCTGTTTGAGCCCTTTGAAATCCATAACCTGACCCTGCGCAACCGCGTTGCCATGGCCCCGATGACCCGTAATTTCTCACCCGGTAATGCACCGACCCGGGACGTGGTGGACTACTACCGTCGCCGCGCGGAAGGTGGCGTTGGACTGTTGATCACCGAAGGCACCACAGTGAATCACCCTGGCGCCAATGGTTACCCGAATGTGCCGTTTTTCCATGGTGATGCAGCCCTTGCCGGTTGGAAAGACGTTGTCGATGCGGTTCATGAAGCCGGTGGCGCCATCTTCCCCCAGTTGTGGCACGTGGGCGCAGTGCGTAAGGAAGGCACAGAGCCGGATCCGAAAGTGCCGGGCTACAGCCCCTCCGGCCTGTTTGCTCCGGGCAAGCCCAATGGCAAGGCCATGAGTAAGGAAGACATTGAAGATGTGATCACGGCTTTCGCGGATGCTGCGCAGGATGCCAAGGCCCTGGGATTCGATGGTGTCGAAATTCACGGCGCCCATGGTTATCTGCTCGACCAGTTTCTGTGGGACGGCACCAACCAGCGCGACGATGAGTACGGCGGCAGCATGGAAAACCGCTTGCGTTTCGTGGTCGAGATAGTCGAAGCCGTTCGTTACCGTGTGGGGCCGGATTTCCCGATCATGCTGCGTTTTTCCCAATGGAAGCAGCAGGATTACGAGGCGAAACTGGTGAACAGTCCGGAAGAACTGGAACAGTTCCTCAAGCCCTTGGTGGACGCCGGTGTGGACATTTTCCATGCCTCCACTCGTCGGTTCTGGGAGCCGGAGTTTGAAGGTTCCGATCTCAACCTCGCCGGCTGGACCCAGAAACTGAGCGGTAAGCCCACCATGTCCGTTGGTAGCGTGGGTCTGACCGAAGACTTCATCAGCGGTACCTTCGCCAGCAAGAAAGAAGCAGTGGAGCAGGCCGGTATCGACGAACTGGTGGAACGCATGAACAACCACGAATTCGAGTTGATTGCCGTTGGCCGCGCGCTGCTGCAGGATCCTGAGTGGCTGGTGAAGGTGAAGGAAGGCCGGTTGAACGAAGTGGAAGCATTTGCGAAGAAGTCGCTGGCGAAGCTTTACTGA
- a CDS encoding OmpW/AlkL family protein, with product MSRAFQLSVLAVGLLTAAPATQAYEAGDFMLRAGAAHVNPNDSSSDLNLEGVGTLPDARVGVDSNTQLGITATYMVTSHIGIGVLGSTPFKHDIDGAGALNGVGKLAETKHLPPTLTLQYFPLDSGSRVQPYAGIGVNYTHFFEEKTTTTLTTTIDGVAQSVLGTAPGTINGTELDLDASVGVALELGVDWMLDEHFGLNAALWWADISTDATITALADGTEAAKITTEVDIDPMVYMVGVTYRF from the coding sequence ATGTCCCGTGCTTTCCAACTCAGTGTTTTGGCTGTCGGGCTATTAACTGCCGCTCCAGCCACCCAGGCCTACGAAGCAGGCGATTTCATGCTGCGCGCCGGGGCCGCTCATGTAAATCCGAACGATTCCAGCTCTGACCTGAATCTTGAAGGTGTAGGCACCCTGCCGGACGCCAGGGTCGGCGTGGATTCCAATACCCAGCTCGGCATTACCGCAACTTACATGGTGACATCACATATCGGTATCGGCGTATTGGGATCAACCCCCTTCAAACATGATATCGATGGCGCAGGCGCCCTCAATGGTGTCGGCAAACTTGCCGAAACCAAGCACCTGCCTCCCACGCTGACATTGCAATATTTCCCGTTGGACAGTGGCTCCCGGGTTCAGCCCTATGCGGGTATTGGCGTGAATTACACCCATTTTTTTGAAGAAAAGACCACGACCACTCTGACAACCACTATCGATGGTGTTGCACAGAGCGTTCTGGGAACAGCACCGGGCACCATCAACGGTACCGAACTGGATCTCGACGCAAGTGTTGGTGTAGCACTGGAACTGGGTGTTGACTGGATGCTGGACGAGCACTTCGGCCTGAATGCTGCACTCTGGTGGGCAGACATCAGCACCGACGCTACCATTACCGCTCTGGCGGATGGCACGGAAGCAGCAAAAATCACCACAGAGGTCGATATTGACCCGATGGTTTACATGGTTGGCGTCACTTACAGGTTTTGA
- a CDS encoding DEAD/DEAH box helicase, with translation MSFSSLGLSEQLVRATSDQGYETPSPIQAQAIPAVLSGKDVMAAAQTGTGKTAGFTLPLLQRLAENPRTGKGPRALILAPTRELAAQVHDSVNLYSKYIPTKAAVVFGGVKINPQMMKLRKGLDVLVATPGRLMDLYQQNAVRFNEVEILVLDEADRMLDMGFIRDIRKILALLPAKRQNLLFSATFSNEIRTLAQGLLDNPVQVEVAARNTTAEKVKQSIYPVDQSQKTALLSKLVRDNGWEQVLVFTRTKHGANRLTQKLERDGITAAAIHGNKSQGARTRALADFKQGDVRVLVATDIAARGLDIKQLPQVVNFELPNVPEDYVHRIGRTGRAGESGHALSLVSADEGKMLAGIERLIKKQLPRKSVEGFEPTNNLPLKPKAKADPSRARNRNGNGGGNGKPGGNPRSFGGKPGGRSGGRSQNSGGGQGRRSPARESA, from the coding sequence ATGAGTTTTTCTTCACTCGGTTTGTCCGAGCAGCTGGTCCGTGCCACGTCCGATCAGGGTTATGAAACCCCGTCCCCCATCCAGGCCCAGGCTATTCCTGCGGTGCTGTCCGGCAAGGACGTGATGGCTGCGGCCCAGACCGGCACCGGAAAAACCGCCGGTTTCACCCTGCCGCTGTTGCAGCGCCTGGCTGAAAACCCGCGTACCGGTAAAGGCCCCCGCGCCCTGATCCTGGCGCCGACCCGGGAACTGGCCGCACAGGTCCATGACAGCGTGAACCTGTACAGCAAATACATTCCTACCAAGGCCGCCGTGGTCTTCGGTGGTGTAAAAATCAATCCGCAGATGATGAAGCTGCGCAAGGGGCTGGACGTACTGGTGGCCACACCGGGTCGCCTGATGGACCTGTACCAGCAGAACGCCGTTCGCTTCAACGAAGTGGAAATCCTGGTGCTGGACGAAGCCGACCGCATGCTGGACATGGGCTTTATCCGCGACATCCGCAAGATTCTTGCGTTGCTGCCGGCCAAGCGCCAGAACCTGTTGTTCTCCGCGACCTTTTCCAACGAGATCCGCACCCTGGCTCAGGGCTTGCTGGATAACCCGGTTCAGGTGGAAGTCGCAGCACGCAACACTACAGCGGAAAAGGTGAAGCAATCCATCTATCCGGTGGACCAGAGCCAGAAGACCGCTTTGCTGAGTAAGCTGGTTCGGGACAACGGCTGGGAACAGGTGCTGGTCTTTACCCGTACCAAGCACGGTGCCAACCGCCTGACCCAGAAACTGGAACGGGACGGCATTACTGCTGCCGCCATCCACGGCAACAAGTCACAGGGTGCCCGTACCCGTGCCTTGGCCGATTTCAAACAGGGTGATGTACGCGTGCTGGTGGCTACGGACATTGCCGCCCGTGGTCTCGACATCAAACAGTTGCCACAGGTGGTGAACTTTGAGCTGCCTAACGTGCCGGAAGATTACGTGCACCGCATCGGCCGGACCGGTCGCGCAGGTGAGAGCGGCCATGCGCTGTCTCTGGTGAGTGCGGACGAGGGCAAAATGCTGGCGGGTATCGAAAGGCTGATCAAGAAACAGCTGCCGCGCAAGAGCGTGGAAGGCTTTGAGCCGACAAACAACCTGCCACTGAAACCGAAAGCCAAGGCCGATCCGAGCCGTGCCCGTAACCGCAATGGTAACGGCGGTGGCAACGGAAAACCCGGAGGAAACCCTCGCAGCTTCGGTGGTAAGCCGGGCGGTCGCAGTGGTGGCCGCAGCCAGAATAGCGGCGGTGGTCAGGGCCGGCGTTCACCGGCTCGTGAGAGCGCGTAA
- the bamE gene encoding outer membrane protein assembly factor BamE domain-containing protein: protein MGRITSFPAIFLVALSLIVAGCATVGQDFPTHNVDQIEIGETTRADIQEMFGEPWRTGIEDGKRTWTYGKYRWSAFGDAETTDLVVRFNQDGTVSSYVYNTTE from the coding sequence ATGGGGCGAATCACCTCTTTTCCTGCCATTTTTCTGGTTGCCTTGTCGTTAATCGTTGCTGGCTGCGCCACTGTCGGCCAGGACTTCCCCACCCATAACGTTGACCAGATAGAGATTGGGGAAACTACCCGCGCGGACATCCAGGAGATGTTTGGCGAGCCCTGGCGTACTGGTATTGAGGATGGCAAACGCACCTGGACATACGGCAAGTACCGTTGGTCCGCTTTTGGTGACGCGGAAACAACGGACCTGGTAGTGCGTTTCAATCAGGACGGAACGGTATCTTCCTACGTTTATAACACCACTGAGTAG
- a CDS encoding exopolysaccharide biosynthesis protein, with the protein MDDQSDPANIVQLLDRLEAVAADRSHVSIGEMMDAIGRRTFGPVVLLVGLILVTPLSGVPGIPTLMGVLTLLTLGQVLLGRKHFWLPGWLVRRRVPRRKFVQGLKLLRPPASKIDRLIRPRLTLLVRGPGLYVMALGCMVIAVVMPATELVPFSSTIAGVALVLFGLTMISKDGVLALLAWGISLTGPIMLARNLGG; encoded by the coding sequence ATGGATGACCAGAGTGACCCGGCTAATATAGTACAGTTGCTGGACCGGTTAGAGGCCGTGGCGGCCGACCGGTCCCACGTTTCCATTGGCGAAATGATGGACGCTATCGGGCGCAGAACGTTCGGGCCCGTGGTGCTTCTGGTGGGCCTTATTCTGGTGACCCCCCTCAGCGGTGTGCCGGGAATACCGACGCTGATGGGGGTGCTTACCCTGTTGACCCTGGGACAGGTTTTGCTGGGGCGAAAGCATTTCTGGTTACCGGGCTGGTTGGTGCGGCGGAGGGTGCCGCGTAGGAAATTCGTGCAGGGGCTGAAGTTGTTGCGCCCACCTGCCAGTAAGATTGACCGCCTGATCCGTCCACGACTTACCCTTTTGGTCAGGGGGCCCGGACTTTATGTAATGGCGCTGGGTTGTATGGTGATTGCGGTAGTGATGCCGGCAACGGAATTGGTGCCGTTTAGCTCCACCATTGCCGGCGTGGCCCTTGTGTTATTCGGCCTGACGATGATCTCAAAGGACGGCGTGCTGGCTCTGCTGGCCTGGGGGATCTCATTGACTGGCCCAATCATGCTTGCCCGAAATCTTGGTGGGTAA
- the pntB gene encoding Re/Si-specific NAD(P)(+) transhydrogenase subunit beta: MSTGLVSVAYVVASVCFILSLGGLSHQESARRGNLYGVAGIIIAVGATLASVGDGGVIAIVIAVLIGAGIGIPIANKVEMTQMPQLVALLHSFVGLAAVLVGFSGYIEPLIATTGAEHTIKLVEVFVGIFIGAVTFTGSLVACGKLDGRIDSKALTLPGRHLMNLMAIIACVLLGAWFLGTDSMALGLVSLVLMTAIASVLGIHLIMAIGGADMPVVVSMLNSYSGWAAASIGFMLGNDLLIVTGALVGSSGAILSYIMCKAMNRSFVSVILGGFGQTTSSASAADPDQTVHETSADEVCEELRNAESVIIVPGYGMAVAQAQNGVSDMTRILRERGVNVRFGIHPVAGRLPGHMNVLLAEAHVPYDIVLEMDEINADFPDTDIVLVIGANDTVNPAAAEDPGSPIAGMPVLEVWKARQVVVLKRGMATGYSGVENPLFFKDNTLMLFGDAKDSIDKLVGGLRT; encoded by the coding sequence ATGAGCACAGGACTGGTGAGCGTGGCCTACGTGGTCGCAAGTGTCTGTTTTATTCTCAGCCTGGGTGGTCTCAGCCACCAGGAATCGGCAAGGCGCGGCAACCTCTACGGTGTCGCCGGTATCATCATCGCGGTGGGGGCCACCCTCGCCAGCGTGGGTGATGGCGGTGTCATTGCCATTGTGATTGCCGTGCTGATTGGTGCCGGCATTGGCATCCCCATCGCCAATAAGGTGGAGATGACCCAGATGCCGCAGCTGGTGGCCCTGCTGCACAGTTTTGTGGGTCTGGCGGCGGTGCTGGTGGGTTTTTCCGGCTACATTGAACCGCTGATCGCAACCACCGGCGCCGAACACACCATCAAACTGGTGGAAGTGTTTGTGGGCATCTTTATCGGTGCGGTGACCTTCACCGGGTCACTGGTGGCCTGCGGAAAACTGGACGGGCGTATCGACAGCAAGGCTCTCACCCTGCCAGGCCGACACCTGATGAACCTGATGGCGATCATCGCCTGCGTGTTGCTGGGGGCCTGGTTTCTCGGCACCGACAGCATGGCGCTGGGGCTGGTTTCCCTGGTGCTGATGACCGCCATCGCCTCGGTGCTCGGTATCCACCTGATCATGGCCATCGGCGGTGCCGATATGCCGGTGGTGGTGTCCATGCTCAACAGCTACTCCGGCTGGGCCGCCGCCTCCATCGGGTTCATGCTGGGCAACGACTTGCTGATCGTCACCGGCGCGCTGGTGGGCAGTAGCGGTGCCATTCTCAGTTACATCATGTGCAAGGCCATGAACCGCTCGTTCGTCAGTGTCATCCTGGGTGGATTTGGCCAAACCACCAGCAGTGCCAGCGCGGCGGATCCCGACCAGACAGTTCACGAAACCAGTGCCGATGAAGTCTGTGAGGAGCTGCGCAATGCCGAATCCGTCATTATCGTGCCCGGCTACGGCATGGCGGTGGCCCAGGCCCAGAATGGGGTCAGCGATATGACCCGGATATTGCGGGAACGGGGCGTGAACGTGCGCTTCGGCATCCACCCGGTGGCCGGCCGTCTGCCCGGACACATGAATGTGCTGCTGGCGGAAGCCCATGTGCCCTATGACATTGTACTGGAAATGGACGAGATCAACGCCGACTTCCCGGACACCGACATAGTGCTGGTGATCGGTGCCAATGACACCGTCAACCCGGCCGCCGCCGAGGATCCCGGCAGCCCCATTGCCGGCATGCCGGTGCTGGAGGTGTGGAAGGCGCGACAGGTGGTGGTCCTCAAGCGGGGCATGGCTACCGGCTATTCCGGGGTGGAAAACCCGCTGTTCTTCAAGGACAACACACTCATGCTGTTCGGTGACGCCAAGGACAGCATCGACAAACTGGTAGGCGGGTTGCGGACCTGA
- a CDS encoding patatin-like phospholipase family protein: MTKNGVILTGGGARAAYQVGVLRAIADMYPDWSHPFNVIIGTSAGAMNAMALAGNRGLFRHNIDHLEKVWSELTMDRVFRADTFNLMRGFSNVARKMISRPIESGPVSFLDSSPLRELLEQEINLENIRQTIQEGQIDAVGLNACGYATGQNVCFFESADGMEGWSVGQRGGTRTKLTVDHIMASAAIPTLFAPVKINREYFGDGITRQMAHLSPALRLGARKVLVIGVSANAMCPPKRPEKPAMPTLTQVLAHVFNGMFLDTLDYDIDRSRLVNQLLELIPEKRLKESGLDLYPVDILEISPSEPINDLAMKYIAAMPLVLRRLTGASESAPFSSANLASFLLFDHRFCRDLIELGYRDGQSHARQIERFFAREAEG; the protein is encoded by the coding sequence ATGACAAAAAACGGGGTGATTCTCACCGGTGGCGGTGCGCGGGCGGCATACCAGGTAGGCGTGCTCCGCGCCATTGCCGATATGTATCCGGACTGGAGCCACCCGTTCAATGTGATTATCGGTACCTCTGCCGGAGCAATGAATGCCATGGCATTGGCCGGCAATCGCGGACTCTTTCGCCACAACATTGATCATCTTGAGAAGGTCTGGTCGGAGTTGACCATGGATCGGGTGTTCCGGGCCGATACCTTCAATCTGATGCGAGGTTTCAGCAACGTTGCCAGAAAGATGATCAGCCGGCCAATCGAGAGTGGGCCAGTGTCTTTTCTGGATAGCTCACCGCTGCGTGAGTTACTGGAGCAGGAGATCAACCTGGAGAACATCCGCCAGACGATCCAGGAAGGACAGATTGATGCAGTGGGCCTGAACGCTTGCGGTTATGCCACCGGCCAGAATGTCTGTTTCTTTGAAAGCGCCGATGGCATGGAGGGTTGGTCGGTTGGTCAGCGCGGTGGCACCCGCACGAAGCTGACAGTGGACCACATCATGGCATCCGCTGCGATTCCCACCCTGTTTGCGCCGGTTAAGATCAACCGCGAGTACTTTGGTGACGGCATTACCCGACAGATGGCGCATCTCAGCCCGGCTTTGCGGCTGGGGGCACGCAAGGTTTTGGTGATCGGTGTCAGCGCCAATGCCATGTGCCCACCCAAACGACCGGAAAAACCCGCCATGCCGACACTGACTCAGGTGCTTGCCCATGTGTTCAACGGTATGTTTCTGGATACGCTGGATTACGATATTGACCGCTCGCGTCTGGTCAATCAGTTGCTGGAGCTGATTCCGGAGAAACGGCTGAAGGAATCCGGGCTTGACCTATATCCGGTGGATATCCTGGAAATATCCCCGTCAGAACCCATTAACGATCTGGCGATGAAGTACATCGCTGCGATGCCGTTGGTGTTGCGACGGCTAACCGGTGCGTCGGAGTCAGCGCCGTTCTCAAGCGCCAACCTGGCCAGTTTCCTGCTTTTTGATCACCGTTTCTGCCGCGACCTGATCGAATTGGGCTACCGGGATGGCCAGAGCCATGCCCGGCAGATCGAACGGTTCTTTGCCAGGGAGGCAGAGGGCTGA
- a CDS encoding winged helix-turn-helix transcriptional regulator, whose translation MARKRFDDSNCSVARALNEVGDWWSLLVVLHAMYGTRRFVDFQQELGIARNILCDRLARLVDNEVLKKVDVGEHGSRFEYRLTEKGRDLFPVVIALRQWGDKWNPAPDQPALDLRDRATGRPIRQITVQNADGDSLTVRDVFVPDDGDTDARKDQKQVG comes from the coding sequence ATGGCCAGAAAACGTTTTGATGATTCGAACTGCTCCGTCGCCCGTGCCCTGAATGAAGTGGGGGACTGGTGGTCACTGCTTGTGGTACTGCATGCAATGTACGGTACACGGCGCTTTGTGGACTTCCAGCAGGAACTGGGCATCGCCCGCAACATCCTCTGCGACCGTCTGGCTCGGCTGGTAGACAACGAGGTTCTCAAGAAGGTGGATGTCGGTGAACACGGCTCCCGCTTCGAGTACCGCCTGACCGAAAAAGGCCGTGACCTGTTCCCGGTGGTGATTGCCCTGCGCCAATGGGGTGACAAGTGGAATCCTGCGCCGGACCAGCCGGCACTGGACTTGCGGGATCGCGCCACCGGGCGCCCCATCCGTCAAATCACCGTTCAGAACGCTGACGGAGACTCTCTCACCGTTCGGGATGTGTTCGTTCCGGATGATGGCGATACCGACGCACGCAAGGACCAAAAGCAGGTCGGCTGA
- a CDS encoding Re/Si-specific NAD(P)(+) transhydrogenase subunit alpha: MQIGIPREIFENERRVAATPPSVHKLIGLGYEVVVEAGAGEAAHYSDAAYEKVGAAIAADTASLWQEADFILKVRAPMEHPVLNRHEVDLMKEGAFLVSYIWPAQNPELLDRLAARKITSFAIDSLPRISRAQKMDALSAMANIAGYRAVIEAANHFGRFFTGQVTAAGKVPPAKIMVIGAGVAGLAAIGAANSMGAIVRAFDTRLEVKEQVESMGAEFLQLDFGDEDGSGTGGYAKQMSDEFIKAEMALFAEQAKEVDIIITTALIPGKPAPKLITADMVKSMKPGSVIVDLASERGGNCELTEPGTVSRQHGVTLIGYTDLPSRMAKVASDLYATNLVHLLTELTPEKDGQPQVNMEDDVIRGLTVVRENDITWPPPQPEAPVSPAPPPGTEEPSAADMAAAKRHADRRSLIGRGVLLIVTVLALYGVGAHAPESFLQHFTVFVLACFIGWQVIWNVTPSLHTPLMSVTNAISGIIVIGAILHLAQAANIAVAIMAFVAVLIASINVGGGFRVTHRMLKMFRK, encoded by the coding sequence ATGCAAATCGGTATCCCCAGGGAAATTTTCGAGAATGAACGACGGGTAGCGGCCACGCCGCCTTCCGTGCACAAGCTGATCGGGCTTGGCTATGAAGTGGTCGTAGAGGCCGGTGCTGGCGAGGCCGCGCATTACTCGGACGCAGCGTACGAAAAAGTGGGGGCGGCCATAGCGGCCGACACCGCGTCGTTGTGGCAGGAAGCGGACTTCATTCTGAAGGTTCGCGCCCCCATGGAACACCCTGTCCTGAACAGGCACGAAGTGGATCTGATGAAAGAAGGGGCGTTTCTGGTCAGTTATATCTGGCCGGCGCAAAACCCCGAGCTGCTGGATAGGCTGGCAGCCAGGAAGATCACCTCATTCGCCATCGACAGCCTGCCCCGCATCAGTCGCGCCCAGAAGATGGATGCGCTCAGCGCCATGGCCAATATCGCCGGTTATCGGGCGGTGATTGAGGCGGCCAATCACTTCGGGCGCTTCTTTACCGGGCAGGTGACGGCCGCCGGCAAGGTGCCGCCGGCGAAGATTATGGTGATTGGTGCCGGTGTGGCTGGCCTCGCGGCGATTGGGGCGGCCAACAGTATGGGCGCCATCGTGCGGGCTTTCGATACCCGGCTGGAAGTGAAGGAACAGGTGGAAAGCATGGGCGCCGAGTTCCTGCAGCTGGATTTCGGTGACGAGGACGGCAGCGGGACTGGCGGTTACGCCAAGCAGATGAGTGATGAGTTCATCAAGGCGGAGATGGCGTTGTTTGCGGAGCAGGCGAAGGAGGTGGACATCATCATCACCACCGCGCTGATTCCCGGCAAACCCGCCCCCAAGCTGATCACCGCCGACATGGTGAAGTCCATGAAACCGGGCAGCGTGATTGTCGATCTGGCGTCGGAACGCGGCGGCAATTGCGAGCTGACCGAGCCAGGTACGGTGTCCAGGCAGCATGGCGTGACACTGATCGGCTACACCGACCTGCCCAGCCGCATGGCCAAGGTGGCCAGCGATCTCTACGCGACCAATCTGGTGCATCTGCTCACCGAACTGACTCCAGAGAAGGACGGCCAGCCCCAGGTCAATATGGAAGACGATGTCATCCGTGGTCTGACCGTGGTGCGGGAGAATGACATTACCTGGCCACCACCCCAACCGGAGGCACCGGTCAGCCCGGCACCACCGCCGGGTACAGAGGAACCGTCGGCTGCCGATATGGCCGCGGCCAAAAGACACGCCGACCGTCGTAGCCTGATTGGCAGGGGTGTCCTGCTGATCGTTACGGTCCTGGCGCTGTATGGCGTTGGCGCCCACGCGCCGGAAAGCTTCCTGCAACACTTTACGGTGTTTGTCCTGGCCTGTTTTATCGGCTGGCAGGTGATCTGGAATGTCACACCTTCCCTCCACACCCCCCTGATGAGTGTGACGAACGCCATCAGTGGCATCATTGTGATCGGAGCCATTCTGCACCTGGCCCAGGCGGCGAATATTGCCGTCGCCATCATGGCCTTTGTCGCGGTGCTGATTGCCAGCATCAACGTGGGGGGCGGCTTCCGGGTCACCCATCGCATGCTCAAAATGTTCCGCAAGTAG